A section of the Choristoneura fumiferana chromosome 5, NRCan_CFum_1, whole genome shotgun sequence genome encodes:
- the LOC141427666 gene encoding uncharacterized protein produces MVKTIKSGVRELIFKMITHFQNVKEEMESVREQKEQCLHKILTSTRELSEAVQTTIKNSVDKLKQMDKLDVSAEATYIQKISSMTGISLRTIRQIKHEGNTNSGIWVTPGKKRKCRATKRNIDDFDKVAIRNLINEFYLVRNEVPTIAKLLSELRQSIQFDGGHETLRKILHDMGFCFKKNVEERTILMEKNDIAAARHKYIRKITEYRNMPSEERKPIVYLDETYIHVNYKPKKSWQGPSTSKMVTNISKGKRFIIVHAGTESGFVNNALLIFSSKSKSADYHDDMNAANFSKWVQDKLLPNLDTPSIIVMDNASYHTIQINKAPNTSSRKQAIRDWLTSNNFPWEETFTRAELLTLVKRNKPDPIYYIDELLKANGHEVLRLPPYHCHLNTIELIWSMAKRKVGSVNVKGSARDMEAKVEQAFASVSPDDWHKCAEHVKKLESEHRQQDGLLDDLIPFVINVQSDDDTDSGESREAEVEREEESEGIQVQEEVYEGVEF; encoded by the exons AtggttaaaacaattaaaagtgGAGTTCGAGAACTTATATTCAAGATGATTACtcatttccaaaatgtaaaagaAGAAATGGAGTCCGTCCGTGAGCAAAAAGAGCAATGCTTACATAAAATTCTAACCTCTACGA GGGAATTATCTGAAGCTGTTCagacaacaataaaaaattctgtTGACAAACTCAAACAAATGGACAAATTGGACGTCAGCGCAGAGGCGACATATATTCAAAAAATTAGTTCAATGACTG GTATTAGCTTAAGAACAATTCGCCAAATCAAGCACGAAGGTAATACAAATTCAGGCATATGGGTAACTCCTGGCAAGAAACGCAAGTGCCGTGCCACGAAAAGAAATATTGATGACTTCGATAAGGTTGCCATACGTAACctgataaatgaattttacttAGTAAGAAATGAGGTCCCCACAATCGCAAAACTGCTTAGTGAGTTGCGACAATCTATTCAGTTTGATGGTGGTCATGAAACACTACGCAAAATTCTACATGACATGGGATTTTGTTTCAAGAAAAATGTTGAAGAGAGAACCATATTAatggaaaaaaatgatattgctGCAGCAAGACACAAATACATTAGAAAAATTACAGAATATAGAAATATGCCTTCAGAGGAAAGAAAACCGATTGTATATTTAGATGAGACCTATATTCATGTTAACtacaaaccaaaaaaaagttggcaggGTCCGTCAACTTCTAAAATGGTCACTAATATATCAAAAGGCAAACGGTTCATAATTGTACATGCAGGCACTGAATCAGGATTTGTAAATAATGCCCTTTTAATATTTAGCAGCAAATCAAAGTCAGCCGATTATCATGATGACATGAATGCTGCCAATTTCTCAAAGTGGGTTCAAGATAAGCTGCTGCCTAATTTGGATACACCAAGCATTATAGTTATGGACAACGCAAGTTACCACACAATTCAGATTAATAAGGCACCGAATACCAGTTCAAGGAAACAAGCAATCCGTGATTGGCTTACCTCAAATAACTTTCCTTGGGAAGAAACATTCACCAGGGCTGAACTTTTAACTTTGGTAAAACGCAACAAACCCGACCCAATATATTATATTGATGAGCTGTTAAAAGCAAATGGGCATGAAGTATTGCGGTTACCCCCATACCATTGCCACTTGAATACTATTGAACTAATATGGAGTATGGCAAAGCGAAAAGTAGGCAGCGTAAATGTAAAAGGTTCAGCTCGAGATATGGAGGCAAAAGTAGAGCAAGCATTTGCATCTGTTAGTCCGGATGACTGGCATAAGTGTGCCgaacatgtaaaaaaattagaatctGAACACAGGCAACAAGATGGGTTATTGGATGATCTGATACCATTTGTTATAAATGTGCAAAGTGATGATGACACTGACAGTGGGGAGAGTAGGGAAGCAGAGGTTGAAAGAGAAGAAGAGTCCGAAGGAATTCAGGTACAGGAAGAAGTGTATGAGGGAGTGGAATTTTAG